The Candidatus Thorarchaeota archaeon genome contains a region encoding:
- a CDS encoding MBL fold metallo-hydrolase translates to MNNTIPEPDNEELAVHFENAKKIAESIMEGEDFEDREGPFGRNIILLATEILETGEDEYEVPDYVASIREKLDKVLRDTADSTEVEEYLDSATLMLYGLIFGKYTKEDFRYLYRWSLSEIRQQSAVERWLRRAIVFLVLCSVEGNEDDDILDEIRDWIEYLGSPLWHMNQFTEIFEEFGIDTSLLQQRDLQFVDSLRRHTQYLEEAVEGKSYHEVREATKKWLPGRLSQKIFDIYKQGVVKKAEERISPDMSVQQAGKELERVMQEHGFLSDDETLLPLKLEMLDSPPTPSAVDPKTLELIPKQLRVDLLPTVAYSEPTNRIEIIFLGGPHIGRSGILIKTKNGGVLCDFGISVANQRIPQWVPELEMIDSVIISHAHLDHVGGLPVLYDRYDGKWCSVGPTAAIAMSLLEDALKVGTPRPPRGNDPSERLSRFNKRNIEKVRENYVRLEAGNSYEVGPGIVVTPIKACHIHGSVAYMIDIEGRQILYTGDFNLDESLLFPGATLPTNADVTIFDGTYWGREDFDRNKVKHQVSSIIRDYGPVIIPAFAVGRTQEMLVLLEELNITESRNVMVAGLAEYITKLLGVEGNWHGMKKNKLHLDQDDVLVAGHGMMAGGLSRSHFREHRRNEDAAVILCGYLAPRTPGWNLLHGFESHDCHVEYARLSAHTSATNLEKYVRDCQGKKVMVHTPVEKSPDGVFCPDYKERIVLDV, encoded by the coding sequence ATGAACAATACTATTCCAGAACCGGATAACGAAGAGCTTGCAGTTCACTTCGAGAATGCAAAGAAAATTGCTGAATCAATAATGGAGGGAGAGGACTTTGAGGACAGGGAGGGACCTTTTGGTAGGAACATCATCCTACTAGCAACTGAAATACTCGAAACTGGAGAAGACGAGTATGAAGTGCCAGATTATGTAGCAAGCATAAGAGAGAAGCTTGACAAAGTACTGAGAGATACTGCGGATAGTACGGAAGTCGAAGAGTATCTTGATTCTGCAACACTGATGCTCTATGGCTTGATTTTTGGAAAATATACGAAAGAGGATTTTCGGTATCTTTACCGCTGGTCGCTCTCGGAAATACGTCAGCAGAGTGCAGTCGAAAGATGGTTACGAAGGGCAATAGTATTCCTTGTTCTATGCTCAGTAGAAGGAAACGAAGACGATGATATACTTGATGAAATTCGAGATTGGATAGAATATCTCGGGTCTCCGCTCTGGCACATGAACCAGTTCACCGAAATCTTTGAAGAATTTGGAATTGACACATCTCTTCTACAACAAAGAGATCTACAATTCGTTGATTCATTGAGGAGACACACACAGTACCTTGAGGAGGCAGTGGAGGGGAAATCCTATCATGAGGTTCGAGAAGCAACCAAAAAATGGCTTCCAGGCCGTCTTTCTCAGAAGATCTTTGACATATACAAACAGGGTGTCGTAAAGAAGGCTGAGGAGAGAATCTCTCCTGACATGAGCGTGCAGCAAGCAGGAAAGGAACTAGAAAGAGTCATGCAAGAGCATGGTTTCCTATCCGATGATGAAACGTTGTTACCACTCAAGTTGGAGATGTTAGATTCACCACCCACTCCAAGTGCCGTAGATCCCAAAACGCTTGAACTCATCCCAAAGCAGCTGCGAGTTGACCTCCTGCCTACTGTAGCTTACTCGGAACCAACAAATAGGATAGAGATTATCTTTCTGGGAGGACCACACATCGGGAGGAGCGGCATTCTGATAAAGACCAAGAATGGAGGGGTTTTATGTGACTTCGGCATATCGGTGGCAAACCAGCGAATTCCTCAATGGGTTCCCGAGCTTGAGATGATTGACAGTGTAATCATTAGCCATGCTCATCTTGATCATGTTGGTGGATTACCGGTACTATATGACCGCTATGATGGCAAATGGTGCTCAGTAGGTCCCACTGCTGCGATTGCCATGTCTCTACTCGAGGATGCTCTAAAAGTCGGAACTCCCAGACCACCACGAGGGAATGACCCCTCCGAACGACTTTCACGTTTCAACAAGCGCAATATCGAGAAAGTTAGAGAGAATTATGTACGGCTTGAAGCAGGTAACAGCTACGAAGTTGGACCTGGGATCGTTGTCACACCCATTAAGGCTTGCCATATCCATGGTAGTGTAGCTTACATGATAGATATAGAAGGTCGGCAAATTCTGTATACTGGAGATTTCAATCTTGATGAGAGCCTCCTCTTCCCAGGGGCCACATTGCCCACAAATGCAGATGTTACCATTTTTGATGGAACCTATTGGGGAAGAGAAGATTTCGATAGGAACAAGGTGAAGCACCAAGTCTCATCGATTATTAGGGATTATGGACCAGTGATAATTCCTGCTTTTGCTGTCGGTCGGACCCAAGAAATGCTTGTTTTATTGGAAGAGCTTAACATTACTGAGTCACGTAATGTTATGGTCGCGGGGTTAGCAGAATACATTACCAAGCTTTTAGGTGTTGAAGGCAACTGGCACGGAATGAAGAAGAACAAGCTTCATCTAGACCAAGACGATGTGCTAGTTGCAGGCCACGGAATGATGGCAGGAGGCTTGTCGCGGTCCCATTTCAGAGAACATCGGAGGAATGAAGATGCAGCAGTTATTTTGTGCGGGTACCTAGCGCCTCGTACACCCGGATGGAATTTGCTACATGGGTTTGAGTCGCATGACTGTCATGTAGAATATGCCCGACTCAGCGCACACACCTCTGCGACTAATCTAGAAAAGTATGTCAGGGATTGTCAGGGAAAGAAAGTCATGGTGCATACACCAGTTGAGAAGTCACCGGATGGAGTATTCTGTCCAGACTACAAGGAAAGAATCGTGCTAGATGTATGA
- a CDS encoding GTP-binding protein: MIHNVLVINRESAEILARTRFWKIDFTEEHISEFLAGLDDLEETQGLARDTPVYAGDHKVFHSPIEEGKLLLFATDGRDEDRTIKHKVREGAARLETAFRGNRVSYIRDNLDDLLGELIFTRFKVSFVGSGGVGKTTLLRLLFGKEPAPGGYVPTINVAVDSSETIQFGTFLVTIWDFAGQAVFQDLWSFYFQGTDVIFLITDSSFRNVMQTKTLLRSIKKEAPAVPLFIVANKQDLPESMRADKIKRLVGAPTFPMVATDKTRREEFIRFMLKVAAKTVGVNLPERPISEMITVRKGSEEIDDPFESTPEADVSHHAESEWISEPYVEQESEAEATPTGNPGGIPSQNMSQTPSAQPQQASQQITEQKEQKKEDKKTEILHTVLIYQDKGVLKPVYSLRYGEEEIDPTSISSLISALDSLGSITQPSAEESGKTDTLETIEHEGNHVFIEKSEHFLLATVVSNEKKEASQRQKMASVLVDTEEMFKDAWNKNNVDLKAFEKSVFIVLSELPLCPLSLDYIARSREAGRRIPFDNRDVGRAIVEVTEAIDGIATVGGIVRSLDLPRETIMGALQILAAYDWVDFKVEISEDTILGQAGEPPRTWDDWPYPKEFMERFVNRCDGKTPLNRLIDGLDVSLSPVKFVAQKLVLSGVLEIIA; the protein is encoded by the coding sequence TTGATTCATAACGTGCTTGTCATCAACCGGGAGTCAGCTGAGATACTCGCACGTACTCGCTTCTGGAAGATAGACTTCACAGAGGAGCATATCTCAGAATTCCTGGCCGGTCTCGATGATCTTGAAGAGACTCAAGGTTTAGCTCGTGATACTCCGGTGTATGCTGGAGATCATAAGGTGTTTCACTCACCTATTGAAGAGGGAAAACTCCTCCTATTTGCTACAGATGGAAGAGATGAAGACCGCACAATTAAGCACAAGGTACGTGAAGGTGCAGCACGTCTTGAAACCGCTTTCAGAGGTAATCGTGTCAGCTACATCCGGGATAATCTGGATGATCTTTTGGGAGAGCTTATTTTCACTCGCTTCAAGGTGTCGTTTGTAGGATCTGGTGGTGTTGGTAAGACCACCCTGTTACGGCTTCTGTTTGGTAAGGAGCCTGCACCCGGCGGTTATGTACCTACAATCAATGTTGCTGTGGATTCGTCAGAAACAATCCAATTCGGTACATTCCTGGTGACCATTTGGGACTTCGCGGGCCAGGCCGTGTTTCAGGATCTCTGGAGCTTCTATTTCCAGGGTACAGATGTCATTTTCCTAATCACCGACAGCAGTTTCAGAAATGTGATGCAAACAAAAACCCTCTTGCGCAGTATAAAGAAAGAGGCACCTGCAGTTCCCTTGTTCATAGTTGCAAACAAACAGGACCTCCCTGAATCGATGCGAGCTGATAAGATCAAGCGGCTTGTTGGAGCACCAACATTTCCGATGGTTGCTACAGATAAAACTCGGCGTGAGGAATTCATTCGGTTCATGCTTAAAGTGGCGGCAAAGACAGTTGGTGTGAATTTGCCTGAACGGCCAATCAGCGAGATGATTACTGTCCGAAAGGGAAGCGAAGAAATCGACGATCCTTTTGAATCCACTCCTGAAGCTGATGTTTCGCACCATGCCGAATCAGAGTGGATATCGGAACCATATGTGGAACAGGAATCGGAGGCTGAAGCAACTCCAACTGGAAATCCTGGAGGTATTCCATCCCAGAATATGTCGCAGACACCCTCTGCGCAACCTCAACAGGCTTCTCAGCAGATAACCGAACAAAAGGAACAGAAGAAAGAGGATAAGAAGACAGAGATTCTACATACGGTTCTTATCTATCAAGACAAAGGCGTATTGAAGCCTGTTTATAGCTTGAGATATGGCGAGGAAGAAATCGATCCCACCAGCATAAGTTCACTCATATCTGCTCTTGATTCCCTCGGATCTATTACGCAACCTTCTGCGGAGGAATCAGGGAAGACCGACACACTGGAAACAATTGAACATGAGGGTAATCATGTTTTCATCGAGAAGTCGGAGCATTTCCTATTGGCAACGGTCGTCAGTAATGAGAAAAAGGAAGCATCTCAAAGGCAGAAGATGGCTTCTGTGCTTGTTGATACGGAAGAAATGTTCAAGGACGCATGGAATAAGAATAATGTTGATTTGAAGGCCTTTGAGAAATCTGTTTTCATCGTGTTATCCGAGTTGCCCTTATGTCCTCTCAGCTTGGATTACATCGCTAGGTCACGAGAAGCAGGAAGACGAATACCGTTCGACAACAGAGATGTAGGAAGAGCAATTGTTGAAGTTACCGAGGCTATTGATGGTATTGCGACCGTCGGGGGAATAGTTCGTAGTCTTGACCTTCCTCGGGAGACTATTATGGGTGCTTTGCAGATACTGGCAGCATACGATTGGGTTGATTTCAAGGTGGAAATCTCTGAAGATACCATTCTTGGACAGGCCGGCGAACCACCAAGGACTTGGGACGATTGGCCCTATCCAAAGGAATTCATGGAACGTTTTGTCAACCGTTGTGATGGCAAGACCCCACTAAATAGGCTCATAGATGGATTGGATGTCAGTCTGAGTCCAGTAAAATTCGTTGCTCAGAAGCTCGTTTTGAGCGGTGTGCTAGAGATTATTGCCTAG